The following proteins are co-located in the Anomalospiza imberbis isolate Cuckoo-Finch-1a 21T00152 chromosome Z, ASM3175350v1, whole genome shotgun sequence genome:
- the CENPH gene encoding centromere protein H, whose translation MKEQLTECNAAILAGQENFLDHGIEEDFAQSDTKLLERDVEEAKVTFQNKMLALQRIQIMDALRNKLKKDDEDSSLILEAMKRIVLLSRAIIGCQQKVHQKEQQLINMKRKRLSLKKHGGQKLQQINTMVKRQKEKKASVNVAETERMLDKLESEKQKTAIVQHMFQNIIIGSKVNWAEDPSLKAVVLLLEKNDCLQ comes from the exons ATGAAGGAGCAGCTCACGGAGTGCAACGCGGCTATTCTTGCCG GTCAAGAAAATTTCCTTGATCATGGAATTGAAGAAGACTTTGCCCAGAG TGACACAAAACTTTTGGAAAGAGATGTAGAAGAAGCAAAAGTCACTTTCCAGAACAAGATGTTGGCCTTGCAAAG GATACAAATTATGGATGCCCTGAGAAACAAATTGAAAAAAGATGATGAGGACTCAAG TCTGATCCTGGAAGCAATGAAACGCATAGTATTGCTCAGCCGGGCAATAATTGGCTGTCAGCAG aaagtaCATCAGAAGGAACAGCAGCTGATTaacatgaaaaggaaaagactCT CACTAAAAAAACATGGAGGACAGAAACTACAGCAAATTAATACCATGGTGAAaaggcaaaaggagaaaaaagcaaGTGTGAATGTTGCTGAAACAGAGAGGATGCTTGATAAACTAgaaagtgaaaaacagaaaactgcAATAGTTCAACATATGTTCCAG AACATCATAATTGGAAGCAAAGTTAACTGGGCAGAAGATCCATCTTTAAAGGCAGTTGTTCTACTGCTTGAAAAGAATGACTGTCTTCAGTGA
- the KGD4 gene encoding alpha-ketoglutarate dehydrogenase component 4, producing MGSKMAAATRAVQVVKPHTPLIKFPDRKSGPRPKIQESLQASMPSLLASKAQESVGGISPAFQSISPVSRVQGTPDTSELTRTLPQKYRRRQMSDEEIEYIQRGGPE from the exons ATGGGCAGCAAGATGGCGGCCGCTACCAGGGCGGTGCAG GTAGTCAAGCCACATACTCCATTAATAAAGTTCCCAGACAGAAAAAGTGGTCCCAGACCTAAAA TACAGGAATCTCTACAAGCAAGTATGCCATCTCTCCTTGCTTCAAAAGCACAGGAATCTGTAGGAGGCATATCACCGGCATTTCAAAGTATTTCACCTGTTAGTAGAGTACAAGGCACACCAGACACTTCTGAATTAACAAGAACTTTACCTCAGAAATACAGAAGGAGACAAATGTCAGATGAAGAGATTGAATATATTCAA CGTGGAGGTCCAGAATAA